One genomic segment of Coffea arabica cultivar ET-39 chromosome 6e, Coffea Arabica ET-39 HiFi, whole genome shotgun sequence includes these proteins:
- the LOC113697107 gene encoding aldehyde oxidase GLOX-like, which translates to MSTTSRNWKLLTFILFMFIRTHADLPGSWELLVPDAGIASMHTAVTHTNTVILLDRTNIGPSRKLLPPHRCRHDPNDPVLKVDCYAHSALLDLTTNSIRPLMILTDTWCSSGQFLPDGTLLSTGGDLDGFTKIRKFTPCTESTPNSASSLCDWQELEDIQLSQGRWYATNQILPDGSIIIIGGRASPSVEFYPPRKTGAVNFPFLNEVEDNQMDNLYPYVHLLPNGHLFIFANNKAVMYDYNSHSIVKNYPVLEGGPRSYPSAGSSAMLALAGDYSSATVVVCGGAKYGAYLHRTTDSPANGSCGRIEATRPDPVWEMEDMPFARIMGDMVVLPTGDVVIINGAQAGTQGFELASNPCLNPVLYRPDQPVGLRFMTLNPGVVPRMYHSTANLLPDGRILIAGSNPHYFYNFKRAFPTELRIESFSPEYLSADKANLRPVFVELPEKVAYGAAFDAVVTVELPVVGVVEVNMASAPFATHSFSQGQRLVKLSVTSAIPEGPGRYRIGCMAPPDGRVAPPGYYMVFAVNQGVPSIAQWVHLAS; encoded by the coding sequence ATGAGCACTACTAGCAGGAATTGGAAGCTTCTTACCTTTATCTTATTCATGTTTATCCGCACGCATGCGGACCTCCCGGGGAGCTGGGAACTCCTCGTCCCGGACGCCGGGATAGCCTCAATGCACACTGCCGTCACCCACACCAACACCGTAATCCTCCTGGACCGAACCAACATCGGCCCGTCCCGCAAGCTCCTTCCCCCCCACCGCTGCCGCCACGACCCCAACGACCCCGTTCTCAAAGTAGACTGTTACGCTCACTCCGCCCTCCTCGACCTCACCACCAACTCCATCCGACCCCTCATGATCCTCACCGACACCTGGTGCTCCTCCGGCCAATTCCTCCCCGATGGCACCCTCCTAAGCACCGGCGGCGACCTCGACGGATTCACGAAAATCCGCAAGTTCACCCCCTGTACCGAAAGTACTCCCAACTCTGCTTCTTCACTCTGTGACTGGCAGGAACTCGAAGATATTCAACTCTCACAAGGCAGATGGTATGCCACCAATCAAATTTTGCCGGACGGCTCCATCATCATCATCGGCGGTAGAGCTTCCCCTAGCGTAGAATTTTATCCACCTAGGAAAACCGGCGCAGTGAATTTCCCCTTCCTTAACGAAGTCGAAGATAATCAAATGGACAACCTTTACCCCTACGTTCACTTACTCCCCAACGGTCATCTTTTCATTTTTGCCAACAATAAGGCCGTAATGTACGACTACAACAGCCACAGCATAGTCAAGAATTATCCGGTTTTGGAGGGGGGCCCGCGGAGCTATCCCTCAGCTGGATCATCGGCGATGCTGGCCTTAGCAGGTGATTATTCATCTGCTACGGTAGTCGTCTGCGGTGGAGCCAAATACGGGGCGTATTTACACAGGACTACAGATTCTCCTGCCAACGGGAGCTGCGGGAGGATAGAGGCGACGCGGCCCGACCCGGTTTGGGAGATGGAGGACATGCCTTTCGCGAGAATTATGGGTGACATGGTGGTCTTACCCACTGGCGATGTCGTCATCATCAATGGGGCTCAGGCAGGGACCCAAGGCTTCGAGTTGGCCTCCAATCCCTGCTTAAACCCGGTTCTTTATAGACCGGATCAACCGGTTGGGCTCCGGTTTATGACTTTGAACCCGGGTGTTGTGCCTAGGATGTACCATTCCACAGCCAACTTGTTGCCTGACGGGAGAATTTTGATCGCCGGGAGTAACCCGCATTACTTTTACAACTTTAAAAGAGCGTTTCCAACGGAGCTGAGGATTGAATCTTTCTCGCCGGAATATCTATCGGCGGATAAGGCTAATCTTCGACCGGTATTTGTGGAATTGCCGGAGAAGGTAGCTTACGGAGCAGCCTTCGACGCTGTAGTGACGGTGGAGCTGCCGGTGGTGGGAGTGGTGGAGGTGAATATGGCGAGTGCACCATTCGCGACGCACTCTTTTTCACAGGGGCAGAGGCTTGTGAAGCTGTCGGTGACCAGCGCGATACCTGAGGGACCCGGAAGATACAGGATTGGGTGTATGGCTCCGCCTGACGGTCGGGTGGCGCCGCCTGGATATTATATGGTGTTTGCCGTTAATCAAGGGGTCCCAAGTATAGCGCAGTGGGTCCATCTAGCATCCTGA
- the LOC113697590 gene encoding uncharacterized protein: MEARVGVSGPGGVVDGGARKFLSQQQQPPPPPPLHHQSQIGTVPQLLAGGIAGAFSKTCTAPLARLTILFQVQGMHSDVAVLSKPCIWREALRIVNEEGFRAFWKGNLVTIAHRLPYSSVNFYAYERYKSLLKSIPAFSSHGGNASTDVFVHFIGGGLAGITAASATYPLDLVRTRLAAQRSAIYYHGIWHALSTICRDEGFYGLYKGLGATLLGVGPSIAISFSVYETLRSFWHSERPDDSTVVVSLACGSLSGIASSTATFPLDLVRRRMQLEGVGGRARVYNTGLLGTFGHIIRTEGLRGLYRGIMPEYYKVVPSVGIVFMTYETLKNLLSSGPFNS, from the exons ATGGAAGCGAGGGTCGGGGTGTCTGGCCCCGGCGGGGTTGTAGACGGCGGTGCAAGGAAGTTCTTGTCCCAGCAGCAGcagccgccgccgccgccgccttTGCATCACCAGTCCCAGATTGGCACAGTACCTCAGCTTCTCGCTGGTGGAATAGCCGGAGCTTTCAGCAAGACGTGCACAGCCCCCCTTGCTCGCCTTACCATTCTTTTTCAG GTCCAAGGTATGCATTCAGATGTTGCAGTATTGAGCAAGCCTTGTATATGGCGCGAGGCTCTGCGGATTGTTAATGAAGAGGGCTTTCGAGCTTTCTGGAAAGGGAACCTGGTTACAATTGCACATCGGCTTCCTTATTCTTCGGTCAACTTCTACGCCTATGAACGCTACAAGAGT TTATTGAAATCAATTCCGGCATTCAGTAGTCATGGTGGAAATGCAAGTACAGATGTCTTTGTGCATTTTATAGGTGGTGGATTAGCAGGCATAACGGCTGCTTCTGCCACATATCCTTTGGACCTTGTCCGGACCCGACTTGCAGCGCAG AGGAGTGCAATATATTATCATGGCATCTGGCATGCACTTAGTACCATTTGCAGAGATGAAGGCTTTTATGGTCTGTATAAAGGGCTAGGAGCAACACTGTTG GGTGTTGGACCCAGTATAGCCATAAGCTTTTCAGTCTATGAGACATTGAGATCATTTTGGCATTCAGAAAG GCCTGATGATTCTACTGTCGTGGTAAGCCTTGCTTGTGGGAGTCTTTCAGGCATTGCATCATCGACTG CAACTTTCCCTCTGGATCTTGTGAGGCGGAGAATGCAATTGGAGGGGGTTGGTGGTCGTGCTCGCGTGTATAATACTGGTTTGTTGGGGACATTTGGGCACATAATCCGCACTGAAGGCCTACGCGGCTTGTATAGAGGAATAATGCCAGAGTACTACAAAGTGGTACCTAGCGTAGGGATTGTTTTCATGACATATGAAACACTGAAGAATCTTCTATCCAGTGGGCCTTTTAACTCATAG